From one Gossypium hirsutum isolate 1008001.06 chromosome D08, Gossypium_hirsutum_v2.1, whole genome shotgun sequence genomic stretch:
- the LOC107915159 gene encoding phospholipase A1-Igamma2, chloroplastic, which translates to MAISLSQTFLSINRQLHDDHQVLPYEKCTSVASLSGQKFCIGRNKSMEFSTRSPRIPRALSKTSEPLSSIIHDFEKEIEPVKQEERRLADVWREIQGQDDWVGMLDPMDPLLRSELIRYGEMAQAAYDAFDFDPFSKYCGSCRFTRRQFFDALGMAHHGYHISRYLFATSNINLPNFFKKSRWPKVWSKNANWIGYVAVSDDEMSKRLGRRDITIAWRGTVTRLEWIADLMDFLKPISSNKIPCPDPMVKVESGFLDLYTDKDVNCRFCKFSAREQILTEVKKLLELYQDEEISITITGHSLGSALAILSAYDIVETGLNLLNDCRAVPVSVFSFSGPRVGNVRFKERMESLGVKVLRVVNVHDIVPKSPGLFFNENVSPVLMKLAEGLPWSYSHVGVELALDHTHSPFLKQTGDLTCAHNLEAHLHLLDGYHGKGRRFVLASGRDPALVNKASDFLKDHYLVPPYWRQDENKGMVRNKDGRWMQQERPILDHHHEDTHHHLKQLGQATEHYS; encoded by the exons atgGCCATTTCTCTATCCCAAACTTTTCTTTCTATCAACCGCCAACTCCATGATGATCATCAGGTTTTGCCATATGAAAAATGTACTTCAGTTGCATCGTTGTCGGGTCAGAAATTTTGCATTGGACGTAACAAAAGCATGGAGTTTTCGACAAGATCACCTAGGATTCCTCGAGCTTTGTCCAAAACAAGTGAGCCATTGTCCTCTATCATCCATGACTTCGAAAAGGAAATCGAGCCTGTTAAACAAGAAGAAAGACGTTTAGCCGATGTATGGAGAGAAATCCAGGGTCAAGATGATTGGGTTGGGATGTTGGATCCAATGGACCCTCTCTTACGCTCCGAGCTGATTCGCTACGGCGAGATGGCACAAGCCGCTTACGACGCTTTCGATTTCGACCCCTTTTCCAAGTACTGTGGGAGCTGCAGGTTCACGCGTCGGCAGTTCTTTGATGCTCTAGGCATGGCACACCATGGCTACCACATCTCTAGGTACCTCTTCGCCACATCCAACATTAACCTTCCGAATTTTTTCAAGAAATCACGGTGGCCCAAAGTGTGGAGTAAGAATGCGAATTGGATCGGATATGTTGCGGTGTCTGACGACGAAATGTCAAAGCGTTTAGGCCGTCGGGACATCACCATTGCTTGGAGGGGCACGGTGACACGCCTAGAGTGGATTGCAGATTTGATGGATTTTCTCAAACCGATTTCTTCCAACAAAATTCCATGCCCCGATCCAATGGTGAAAGTAGAATCGGGTTTCCTTGATCTCTACACTGATAAGGATGTGAATTGCCGGTTCTGCAAGTTTTCAGCCAGGGAACAGATTCTAACTGAAGTGAAGAAATTGCTTGAACTGTACCAAGATGAAGAGATAAGCATTACCATAACTGGTCACAGTCTAGGCAGTGCCCTGGCGATTCTCAGCGCCTATGATATCGTTGAAACAGgtctaaatttgttaaatgattGCAGAGCTGTGCCTGTTAGCGTGTTCTCGTTTTCGGGTCCTAGGGTTGGTAACGTGAGGTTCAAGGAACGGATGGAATCGCTGGGAGTTAAGGTGTTGAGGGTGGTGAATGTGCATGATATAGTCCCTAAATCTCCAGGACTGTTTTTCAATGAAAACGTGTCGCCTGTGTTGATGAAGCTGGCTGAGGGATTGCCTTGGAGTTATTCCCATGTCGGAGTTGAACTGGCCTTAGATCATACACACTCGCCATTTTTGAAGCAGACCGGGGATCTGACTTGTGCTCATAACCTGGAAGCTCACTTGCACTTACTTGACGG ATACCATGGGAAAGGCCGTAGATTTGTACTGGCAAGCGGGAGGGACCCTGCTTTGGTGAACAAGGCCAGTGACTTTTTGAAAGACCATTACTTGGTTCCACCATATTGGAGGCAAGATGAGAACAAGGGCATGGTGAGGAACAAAGACGGTCGTTGGATGCAACAGGAACGGCCTATACTTGATCATCACCATGAAGATACCCACCACCATCTCAAGCAATTAGGTCAGGCAACTGAGCATTATAGTTAA